The following are encoded together in the Hippoglossus stenolepis isolate QCI-W04-F060 chromosome 12, HSTE1.2, whole genome shotgun sequence genome:
- the LOC118119236 gene encoding protein phosphatase 1 regulatory subunit 3C-B, giving the protein MSAASVLTSFSPSAMPGPVMPMDVAMRFYISHSPPPLRGFLSSYEELQRANNRVNQATGHYHHQRLYKPLRPCLSSQHKDDGGCVTWNNRAGKKRVVFADTKGMSLTAIHVFSKFDDEPYKMKRCGGIMEELQFDMTDLESATKDLKISSAGSLALDFNQPSADYLDFRNRLIKNSVCLENCSLQKRSLTGTIKVRNIGFEKSVQVRTTFDSWTSFTDVECTFMNNVYGCQDTDTYAFVLELPSHLPPQNRVEFCICFKVQSQTFWDNNDGKNYVLKHVGLNGEDLNNRTSQTSVEQKKPPEQTNGGVKVFELDFDQFGSPRMSSGLFPGWQSWGQIDNTVPYW; this is encoded by the exons ATGAGTGCTGCAAG TGTGCTCACGTCTTTCAGTCCCTCGGCGATGCCCGGCCCAGTCATGCCGATGGATGTGGCCATGAGATTCTACATCAGCCACTCTCCGCCGCCGCTCCGGGGTTTCCTCAGCTCCtacgaggagctgcagcgagctAACAACCGGGTCAACCAGGCCACCGGCCACTACCACCACCAGCGGCTCTACAAACCCCTGCGGCCCTGCCTCAGCAGCCAGCACAAAGACGATGGTGGCTGCGTGACCTGGAACAACAGGGCCGGCAAGAAGAGGGTGGTGTTCGCCGACACCAAGGGGATGTCACTCACAGCCATCCACGTCTTCTCCAAGTTCGACGATGAGCCGTATAAAATGAAGCGTTGTGGAGGCATcatggaggagctgcagttTGACATGACAGACCTGGAATCAGCCACCAAGGATCTAAAGATCAGCTCGGCGGGCAGCCTGGCGCTGGACTTTAATCAGCCCTCCGCCGACTACCTGGATTTCCGGAACCGCCTGATTAAGAATTCGGTCTGCTTGGAGAACTGCTCCCTGCAGAAGCGCTCACTGACCGGCACCATCAAGGTCCGGAACATCGGCTTCGAGAAGTCTGTGCAGGTGCGCACCACCTTCGACTCGTGGACCAGCTTCACAGACGTGGAGTGCACCTTCATGAACAACGTGTATGGCTGCCAGGACACTGACACCTATGCGTTCGTCCTGGAGCTTCCGTCCCACCTCCCACCACAGAACCGTGTCGAGTTCTGCATCTGCTTCAAGGTCCAGAGTCAGACCTTCTGGGACAATAACGACGGCAAGAACTACGTTCTCAAACACGTCGGCTTGAACGGCGAGGACCTGAACAATCGGACGTCCCAGACTTCTGTTGAGCAGAAGAAGCCTCCGGAGCAGACCAACGGGGGCGTGAAGGTTTTTGAGCTGGACTTCGATCAGTTCGGAAGCCCACGCATGTCCAGCGGCCTGTTTCCCGGCTGGCAGAGCTGGGGTCAGATCGATAACACGGTGCCTTACTGGTGA